A region from the Brevibacterium paucivorans genome encodes:
- a CDS encoding Tad domain-containing protein, with product MNLTRFKREDGQVSLAVILLSIAIIAAAVGVFIFGEANDARTRAQKGADASALGAARDAREAFLPAFARSHKAPPKITPIGTIHTGKVVPPTTTFMQFTKHGKSAAFQFAQKNGTGLTDHRAIVNRFTSEVQSNEEKVESPVGSKARSSMSAPAEATAKVKTDEVHCIAPPAIYVPINDKTQMLKTWSIRCTGNGHTATLKYVDPNPMAVNFYGNEEKWRKIFDIDLVD from the coding sequence ATGAATCTCACACGGTTCAAGCGAGAAGACGGTCAGGTTTCCCTGGCCGTCATCTTGCTTTCCATTGCAATTATCGCGGCGGCCGTCGGGGTGTTCATTTTTGGTGAAGCAAATGACGCGCGTACGCGCGCTCAAAAAGGTGCCGACGCATCTGCCTTGGGCGCAGCTCGTGATGCACGAGAGGCCTTCCTACCTGCTTTCGCGCGTAGCCACAAAGCACCACCAAAGATCACTCCGATAGGAACCATTCACACGGGTAAGGTCGTGCCTCCGACCACAACCTTTATGCAATTCACCAAGCACGGTAAATCTGCGGCGTTTCAGTTTGCACAGAAAAACGGTACTGGTCTTACTGACCACCGAGCCATCGTGAATCGTTTCACCTCGGAGGTACAGTCCAATGAGGAGAAGGTCGAATCACCTGTAGGTTCAAAAGCTCGCAGTTCGATGAGCGCGCCGGCTGAAGCTACCGCCAAGGTGAAGACTGACGAGGTTCATTGCATTGCGCCACCCGCGATCTATGTACCGATAAATGACAAAACCCAAATGCTAAAGACCTGGTCCATCAGGTGTACTGGCAACGGGCACACAGCAACGCTGAAGTACGTCGACCCCAACCCCATGGCGGTCAACTTCTACGGCAATGAAGAAAAGTGGCGAAAGATCTTTGACATTGATCTAGTCGATTAG
- a CDS encoding sensor histidine kinase, whose amino-acid sequence MSTFKSLKRGAKRHTKVLENKSIATPLVKVIVAIRMLFIYPVIASWTETSITSGEPLVLALLALESLVAFIFWDRIKNFVSRHPLILSIDILLVVIAIGPGQGISPYFLYLGATAVLIGLLYDRQNRTILATLLIGSYALIPLILRTTPATYSLYGAVESCVSVTILVVLVLLGSRLHSLQQRVDTAVEIASRNAREATLGEERSRIARELHDSTVKSLVGINLLSATIQKQPQNAVKTAELIQAAATSAIAESRQLLSSLRQGDAANFDETLQASLEEIEVVHGVEVRLSNEGGQFPSDLQYNVRKIIEEAVTNSAVHSGTDYIDVAIHRDGDSLTARVSDYGTGFRYAHKKSGHIGIASMRERAAEIGGLLTLTSVPDKGTTVTLHISDVQRTEVEQHDSSSYS is encoded by the coding sequence ATGTCAACTTTTAAATCCCTGAAACGTGGCGCCAAGCGTCACACAAAGGTGCTTGAGAACAAGAGCATTGCTACCCCACTTGTGAAAGTGATCGTCGCTATCCGAATGCTCTTTATCTACCCTGTCATTGCGTCATGGACAGAAACAAGCATCACCTCTGGCGAACCTTTGGTGCTGGCGCTTCTGGCGCTCGAGTCGCTTGTCGCATTCATCTTCTGGGATCGAATAAAAAACTTCGTTTCCCGCCATCCACTCATTCTGAGCATCGACATCCTCTTAGTCGTCATCGCAATCGGCCCAGGTCAAGGAATCTCACCGTATTTCCTCTATCTGGGAGCAACCGCTGTTCTCATTGGGCTTCTCTACGATCGACAAAACAGAACGATTCTTGCCACCCTGCTAATTGGTTCCTACGCACTGATTCCTCTGATCCTGCGTACCACCCCTGCCACATATTCGCTTTACGGGGCTGTGGAATCATGTGTTTCGGTTACTATCCTTGTCGTACTCGTACTGCTAGGTTCTCGCCTCCATTCTCTGCAACAACGTGTTGATACGGCGGTGGAAATAGCGAGTCGAAATGCACGCGAAGCCACGCTCGGCGAAGAGCGCTCACGCATTGCACGCGAGCTTCACGACTCCACAGTCAAATCGCTCGTGGGTATCAACCTGCTGAGCGCGACAATTCAGAAGCAACCACAGAATGCGGTGAAGACGGCAGAGCTCATCCAAGCCGCCGCAACCAGCGCAATCGCCGAATCGCGACAGCTTTTGAGTTCGCTTAGGCAAGGCGACGCGGCAAATTTCGACGAGACTCTCCAAGCGTCACTAGAAGAAATTGAGGTCGTTCATGGCGTCGAAGTGCGGCTGTCAAACGAAGGCGGCCAGTTCCCGTCCGACCTTCAGTACAACGTGCGAAAAATCATTGAAGAAGCGGTAACAAACTCCGCGGTTCACTCAGGGACAGATTACATCGATGTGGCAATCCACCGCGACGGTGATTCACTCACTGCGCGAGTTTCTGATTACGGCACTGGTTTCCGTTACGCCCACAAAAAGAGTGGTCACATCGGCATCGCAAGCATGAGGGAACGAGCTGCTGAGATCGGTGGCTTGCTCACTTTGACATCGGTTCCAGATAAAGGAACCACGGTGACACTTCACATATCCGACGTACAAAGGACAGAAGTTGAACAGCATGATTCGAGTTCTTATAGCTGA
- a CDS encoding DUF3073 family protein, producing the protein MGRGRAKAKQIKVARKLKYYSPETDLNALQRELGGGSVSSDNDYDEYDEDPDYAEYADKYAYYDEEEEEEDSEFNDRR; encoded by the coding sequence GTGGGTCGCGGCCGCGCAAAGGCAAAACAGATCAAGGTAGCCCGGAAGCTCAAATACTACAGTCCGGAAACTGACTTGAACGCACTCCAGCGTGAACTCGGTGGAGGATCTGTAAGCTCAGACAACGACTACGACGAGTACGACGAGGACCCGGATTACGCCGAGTACGCAGACAAGTACGCGTACTACGACGAAGAAGAGGAAGAGGAAGATTCCGAGTTCAACGACCGGCGTTAA
- a CDS encoding LuxR C-terminal-related transcriptional regulator, translating to MIRVLIADDNSIVRMGLEHLLSTVDFVEIVGSVENGALAVEVAHTEKPDLCLLDVRMPVMNGIEAAREISQVCKVLMLTHSEDAENVTAAMAGGASGYVIYDELETKYLQHTLRSVMAGAMIVSPSASTALLSHNNEHESETSQPGTSATTADNNDFGLSKREIEVMGLVADGLSNRQIAESFFLSEKTVKNHINRIFGKMNVSSRAEAVSVWLKRA from the coding sequence ATGATTCGAGTTCTTATAGCTGACGACAACAGCATTGTGCGAATGGGGTTGGAGCATCTCTTGAGCACAGTCGACTTTGTCGAGATCGTCGGGTCCGTAGAGAACGGCGCCTTGGCTGTCGAAGTCGCACACACTGAGAAACCAGACCTGTGCCTGCTTGATGTACGCATGCCCGTCATGAATGGAATTGAAGCAGCTCGAGAGATTTCGCAAGTCTGCAAAGTTCTGATGCTCACTCATAGTGAAGATGCGGAAAACGTCACTGCGGCGATGGCCGGTGGCGCTAGTGGCTATGTTATTTATGACGAGCTTGAAACGAAGTACCTTCAGCACACACTTCGTTCCGTCATGGCCGGAGCGATGATCGTCTCTCCCTCAGCGTCGACTGCTCTTCTGTCCCACAACAATGAGCACGAGTCGGAGACTTCCCAACCGGGAACTTCAGCAACCACTGCAGACAACAACGACTTCGGTTTGAGTAAACGCGAGATCGAGGTCATGGGCTTAGTTGCTGACGGACTGAGCAATCGGCAAATTGCCGAAAGCTTCTTCTTGAGCGAGAAGACGGTGAAAAACCACATCAACAGGATCTTCGGCAAAATGAACGTTTCGTCCAGAGCCGAAGCAGTCAGCGTGTGGCTCAAGCGTGCGTAG
- the purM gene encoding phosphoribosylformylglycinamidine cyclo-ligase: MTQKQTTYATAGVDVEAGDRAVELMKSAVAATHNEHVFGQVGGFAGMFDVSFLKDYTRPLLATSTDGVGTKVAIAQALDIHHTIGYDLVGMVVDDIVVSGAKPLFMTDYIACGKVIPERIAGIVRGIAEACKEADVALVGGETAEHPGLLGPDEYDVAGAATGAIEADDLLGAHKVSAGDVIIGLPSSGIHSNGYSLVRRIIADAGWDLNRDVADFGRTLGEELLEPTKVYTGELLSLYERVPGAVHSVSHVTGGGLSANVARVLPAGTVAVMKRDSWNIPAVFNVLGDVGNVPRADRERTWNLGVGIVLVVDSSRAAEVVAVYPGAWHLGEVLTDTGDYRDNPDYVQGAKGVDGGAAVLID, encoded by the coding sequence ATGACTCAGAAGCAGACCACCTACGCAACAGCCGGTGTCGACGTCGAAGCCGGCGACCGGGCCGTTGAACTCATGAAATCAGCGGTTGCCGCAACGCACAACGAGCACGTGTTTGGTCAAGTGGGTGGCTTCGCTGGCATGTTTGACGTCAGTTTCCTCAAGGACTACACGCGTCCACTGTTGGCCACGTCCACCGACGGCGTAGGCACGAAGGTTGCGATTGCGCAAGCCTTGGACATTCACCACACGATTGGCTATGACCTGGTGGGCATGGTCGTTGACGACATCGTGGTATCCGGTGCCAAGCCACTGTTTATGACTGACTACATTGCGTGTGGAAAGGTCATCCCGGAGCGCATTGCAGGGATCGTGCGCGGTATTGCCGAAGCCTGCAAGGAAGCAGACGTTGCTTTGGTGGGTGGCGAAACTGCGGAACACCCGGGCCTCTTGGGGCCAGATGAGTACGACGTCGCAGGTGCGGCCACCGGTGCAATTGAAGCAGACGACCTGCTGGGTGCCCACAAGGTTTCGGCAGGCGATGTCATTATTGGTCTGCCATCGTCTGGCATCCACTCCAACGGATATTCGCTGGTGCGACGCATCATCGCAGATGCCGGTTGGGATCTGAACCGTGATGTTGCCGACTTTGGCCGTACTCTGGGCGAAGAGCTTCTGGAACCGACCAAGGTATACACCGGTGAGCTTTTGAGCTTGTACGAACGCGTGCCCGGTGCGGTCCATTCCGTGTCCCACGTGACTGGGGGAGGGCTGTCCGCCAACGTTGCGCGTGTTCTGCCGGCCGGAACAGTGGCGGTCATGAAGCGTGACAGCTGGAACATTCCTGCCGTGTTTAATGTGCTGGGTGATGTGGGGAACGTGCCGCGCGCTGACCGTGAACGCACGTGGAACTTGGGTGTTGGCATAGTTCTGGTGGTAGATAGCTCCCGTGCCGCCGAGGTCGTTGCCGTCTACCCGGGAGCATGGCACCTGGGTGAGGTGCTCACCGACACTGGTGACTACCGTGACAACCCCGACTACGTGCAGGGCGCTAAAGGAGTAGACGGCGGAGCAGCCGTTCTCATTGACTGA
- a CDS encoding aldehyde dehydrogenase family protein → MTHHTTSFIAGRHVPSINTYANIDPATGRELGEVGRGTADEVNQAVEAAARAQKEWKTSSPEQRAKLLVAVGQLIQENREKLARIESEDTGKPLTQAYADVDVCARYFEFYAHAIESYYGHTIPLGDGMHAYTRREPYGVTGHIVAWNYPLQLVGRAVATSLATGNCAVAKPADETPRTTVLLAELVAQAGFPVGAFNAVTGLGAEAGAALAAHPGVAHLGFVGSTQTGSLIAHAAADRVIPTVLELGGKSANIVFPDADIDAAVPSLVRSIVQNAGQTCSAGSRLLVHRDVHDQVVDAMTQTMNTLTVGRGTDDPDLGPLISAKQFERVNGFLNRLEGGSVVCGGAAPEGLSDDVKGGAFFAPTIVDGVDPASEIAQEEVFGPVVAVMSFDSDEEALALANGSEYGLVSAVWTQNLSRAHHMVNNIEAGQVFVNTYGAGGGVELPFGGFKKSGYGREKSIEALDEYTQTKTVVMKV, encoded by the coding sequence ATGACCCATCACACAACATCGTTCATTGCTGGTCGGCACGTCCCCTCAATCAATACGTACGCCAACATCGATCCCGCAACGGGGCGGGAACTCGGAGAAGTCGGACGCGGTACCGCGGACGAGGTTAACCAGGCCGTCGAAGCCGCCGCGCGGGCACAGAAAGAATGGAAGACCAGCTCACCTGAACAACGCGCCAAGCTGTTGGTCGCAGTTGGGCAGTTAATCCAGGAAAACCGCGAAAAACTGGCGCGCATCGAAAGTGAAGACACTGGTAAGCCGCTCACGCAGGCGTATGCGGACGTCGATGTGTGCGCTCGCTACTTCGAGTTCTACGCCCACGCGATCGAATCCTATTACGGTCACACGATTCCGCTGGGTGACGGAATGCACGCGTACACCCGACGCGAACCTTACGGGGTAACCGGGCACATCGTCGCGTGGAACTACCCGTTGCAGCTGGTGGGCCGTGCGGTTGCCACCAGCTTGGCGACCGGGAACTGCGCAGTTGCTAAACCTGCTGATGAGACCCCGCGTACTACCGTGTTGCTCGCTGAGTTGGTTGCCCAGGCGGGGTTCCCGGTGGGTGCCTTTAACGCGGTGACAGGTTTAGGTGCCGAGGCGGGTGCGGCTTTGGCGGCCCACCCCGGTGTTGCGCACCTAGGGTTTGTTGGCTCCACCCAGACAGGGTCGTTGATTGCACATGCGGCGGCCGATCGCGTCATTCCCACTGTTTTGGAACTGGGTGGGAAGAGCGCCAACATTGTGTTCCCAGACGCTGACATTGACGCAGCAGTTCCCAGCTTGGTGCGCTCGATTGTGCAGAACGCGGGGCAGACATGCTCAGCAGGGTCACGGCTCTTGGTGCACCGCGACGTACACGACCAGGTTGTAGACGCCATGACCCAGACCATGAACACCCTGACCGTTGGGCGCGGAACCGACGACCCTGACTTGGGGCCACTGATTTCTGCCAAACAGTTTGAACGCGTCAACGGGTTCCTCAACCGGCTCGAAGGTGGAAGCGTGGTCTGCGGAGGGGCTGCGCCCGAAGGGCTCAGCGACGATGTGAAAGGTGGCGCGTTCTTCGCACCCACGATCGTCGACGGAGTCGACCCGGCAAGTGAAATCGCGCAGGAAGAAGTCTTCGGTCCAGTTGTAGCGGTCATGTCCTTTGACAGCGACGAAGAAGCACTGGCGCTCGCCAACGGATCCGAGTACGGCCTAGTGAGTGCCGTGTGGACACAGAATCTTTCGCGTGCACACCACATGGTTAACAACATTGAGGCAGGCCAGGTTTTTGTGAACACCTACGGTGCTGGTGGGGGAGTGGAACTGCCTTTCGGCGGGTTCAAGAAGTCCGGTTACGGACGCGAAAAGTCCATCGAAGCACTAGACGAGTACACCCAAACAAAAACTGTTGTGATGAAGGTGTAA
- a CDS encoding sterol carrier family protein yields the protein MSIRRRIKVEAGRKALHDWRETDSPDRTTRATAVRYSLEELATRAPGNTVEVRVPPFGVTQCIAGPTHTRGTPPNVVETDADTWLALVTGSLTWSQAVDQARVSATGTRSDLGEYLPLWP from the coding sequence ATGAGCATCCGTAGGCGCATAAAGGTGGAAGCCGGGCGCAAAGCCTTACACGACTGGCGTGAAACTGACAGCCCGGACCGCACCACTCGCGCCACGGCCGTGCGCTACAGCCTGGAGGAACTCGCAACCCGGGCGCCCGGCAACACCGTCGAAGTGCGCGTCCCGCCGTTTGGTGTCACCCAGTGCATCGCGGGCCCAACCCACACGCGGGGCACGCCACCCAATGTCGTCGAAACGGACGCAGACACGTGGCTTGCACTTGTGACTGGTTCGCTCACCTGGTCCCAAGCCGTGGACCAAGCTCGGGTGAGTGCTACGGGCACCCGCTCCGACCTCGGCGAATACCTACCTTTGTGGCCGTAA
- the purF gene encoding amidophosphoribosyltransferase: MARADGLLTDQIDPSEKAQDECGVFGVFAPGEEVAKLVYFGLYALQHRGQESAGIAASNGSQILVYRDMGLVSQVFSESDLETLPGHLAVGHTRYSTTGSSTWANAQPTLGPTPFGTVALAHNGNLTNFAELEAMADERRHMHQETVREATRKEKRTRQFRDSSNDTSLVTELLASTEGENLTDAALELFPQLTGAFSLVFMEEDRLYAARDPWGVRPLSLGRLEHGWVVASETAALDIVGASFVRDVEPGELIVIDEEGLRSHRFAESTPARCVFEHVYLSRPDSVLDGKTVHAARTEMGRELAREYPVDADLVIATPESGTPAAVGYAEESGIPYGQGLMKNAYVGRTFIQPTQTIRQLGIRLKLNPLRENIEGKRLVVVDDSIVRGNTQRALVRMLREAGAKEIHIRISSPPVKWPCFYGIDFASRAELIANGLNTDEICQSLGADSLGYISLDGMIKATQQDPAELCTACFSGTYPIPLPDNT; the protein is encoded by the coding sequence GTGGCACGCGCAGATGGACTCCTCACAGATCAGATAGACCCGTCCGAAAAAGCCCAAGACGAATGTGGCGTCTTTGGAGTGTTTGCACCCGGTGAAGAAGTCGCCAAACTTGTGTACTTTGGCCTCTACGCCTTGCAACACCGCGGGCAAGAATCCGCCGGGATTGCGGCAAGCAACGGATCGCAAATTCTGGTGTACCGCGACATGGGTTTGGTGTCCCAGGTATTCAGCGAAAGCGACTTAGAAACCCTGCCCGGGCACCTGGCAGTGGGGCACACTCGCTACTCGACAACCGGTTCATCCACGTGGGCGAACGCGCAACCAACGCTGGGACCAACCCCGTTTGGAACCGTGGCGCTGGCACACAACGGAAACCTCACCAACTTTGCCGAGCTGGAAGCCATGGCCGACGAGCGTCGCCACATGCACCAAGAAACTGTGCGCGAAGCAACCCGCAAAGAAAAACGCACGCGCCAGTTCCGCGACTCGTCGAACGACACCTCGCTGGTAACCGAACTCCTCGCATCGACTGAAGGTGAGAACCTCACCGACGCCGCTCTTGAACTCTTTCCTCAGCTGACCGGGGCGTTCAGCCTGGTGTTCATGGAAGAAGACCGGTTGTACGCGGCGCGTGACCCGTGGGGAGTGCGACCACTATCCTTGGGCCGACTTGAACACGGTTGGGTCGTCGCTTCGGAAACCGCGGCGCTGGACATTGTGGGTGCGTCGTTTGTGCGCGACGTAGAACCCGGTGAACTCATTGTCATCGACGAGGAAGGCTTACGGTCGCACCGTTTCGCAGAATCCACACCTGCCCGCTGCGTGTTTGAGCACGTGTACCTTTCACGTCCCGATAGCGTGTTGGACGGTAAAACCGTTCACGCAGCACGCACCGAGATGGGACGCGAGCTTGCCCGCGAATACCCGGTTGACGCCGATCTGGTGATCGCTACTCCAGAATCGGGAACCCCAGCCGCAGTGGGGTACGCCGAAGAATCCGGAATCCCGTACGGTCAGGGTCTTATGAAGAATGCGTACGTGGGACGTACGTTCATCCAGCCCACGCAGACCATTCGACAGTTGGGTATCCGCCTCAAACTCAACCCGTTGCGCGAAAACATCGAAGGTAAGCGTCTGGTGGTTGTGGACGATTCGATTGTGCGCGGAAACACCCAACGCGCCCTGGTGCGCATGTTGCGCGAAGCTGGGGCCAAAGAGATCCACATCCGCATTTCGTCTCCGCCGGTCAAGTGGCCGTGTTTCTACGGAATCGACTTCGCATCGCGCGCCGAACTCATTGCAAACGGACTCAACACCGACGAAATTTGCCAGTCTTTAGGGGCCGACTCACTGGGGTACATCAGCCTGGACGGCATGATCAAAGCCACCCAGCAGGACCCAGCTGAACTGTGTACCGCGTGTTTCTCTGGCACCTACCCAATCCCGCTCCCAGACAACACATAA